The following are encoded together in the Kribbella sp. CA-293567 genome:
- a CDS encoding bifunctional glycosyltransferase family 2/GtrA family protein — translation MQRSGRPRVEIVVPVRNEEYDLGPNIRRLRAYLDDAFPFPAEVCIADNGSTDATWEIGALLATELPGIRIVRLEEPGRGRALNQVWSTSEADVLAYMDVDLSTNLNALLPLVAPLLASHSDVAIGSRLARGSRVVRRPKREAISRGYNLLLRATLGTRFSDAQCGFKAIRHDVAAELLPLVQDTSWFFDTELLVLAERAGLRIHEVPVDWVDDLDSRVAIAKTVVEDLRGIARLSRDLGRGRIPLDPVRRAFGRPAIADPRTALAARILRFAGVGVISTLAYILLYLGLRHAVPAQLANVLALLITAVGNTALNRRITFGVRGVENRGKHQLRGLVTFAIGWSLTASSLWLLHTAVAVPAPSLEIVVLTAANLAATVVRFGLFQAWVFDDEAPTLPTFEPPAVLDPTRSN, via the coding sequence ATGCAGAGATCAGGTCGTCCCCGGGTCGAGATCGTCGTCCCGGTGCGGAATGAGGAATACGACCTCGGCCCCAATATCCGGCGGTTGCGCGCGTACCTGGACGACGCCTTCCCGTTCCCGGCCGAGGTCTGCATCGCTGACAACGGGAGCACCGATGCCACCTGGGAGATCGGCGCGCTGCTCGCCACCGAGCTGCCGGGAATCCGGATCGTCCGGCTCGAGGAGCCGGGACGAGGCCGGGCACTGAACCAGGTCTGGTCGACGAGTGAGGCGGATGTCCTTGCCTACATGGATGTCGACCTCTCCACCAACCTCAACGCGTTGCTGCCGTTGGTGGCACCGCTGCTGGCCAGCCACAGTGACGTGGCGATCGGCTCCCGGCTGGCGCGTGGCTCACGAGTGGTCCGGCGGCCGAAGCGCGAGGCGATCTCGCGTGGCTACAACCTGTTGCTGCGGGCAACGTTGGGTACTCGGTTCTCCGACGCGCAGTGCGGGTTCAAGGCGATCCGGCACGATGTCGCGGCCGAGCTGCTGCCGCTGGTGCAGGACACCAGTTGGTTCTTCGACACCGAACTCCTGGTGCTGGCCGAGCGAGCCGGACTGCGGATCCACGAGGTCCCGGTGGACTGGGTCGACGACCTGGACTCGAGGGTCGCGATAGCCAAGACAGTGGTGGAGGATCTGCGTGGAATCGCTCGCCTGAGCAGGGATCTCGGCCGCGGCCGGATTCCGCTGGACCCCGTACGCCGGGCCTTCGGTCGCCCCGCGATTGCCGACCCGAGGACTGCCCTGGCCGCCCGCATACTCCGCTTCGCCGGCGTCGGCGTGATCAGCACCCTCGCGTACATCCTTCTCTACTTGGGTTTGCGGCACGCGGTGCCGGCCCAGCTCGCCAACGTGCTCGCGCTGCTGATCACCGCGGTCGGCAACACCGCCCTCAATCGCCGGATCACCTTCGGGGTCCGCGGCGTGGAGAACCGCGGCAAGCACCAGTTGCGCGGGCTGGTCACCTTCGCTATCGGCTGGAGCCTGACCGCCTCCTCGCTGTGGCTGCTGCACACGGCGGTCGCCGTACCGGCACCCAGTCTCGAGATCGTCGTCCTGACGGCCGCCAACCTGGCCGCGACGGTGGTCCGCTTCGGCCTCTTCCAGGCCTGGGTCTTCGACGACGAGGCGCCCACTCTTCCCACCTTCGAACCGCCGGCGGTTCTCGACCCGACCCGGAGCAACTGA